One Acidobacteriota bacterium genomic window carries:
- a CDS encoding 4Fe-4S dicluster domain-containing protein, translating to MARWGMTIDLDRCTGCGGCMAACHTENNLAAVGATETFEEDRAFHWLKLLPEVSGAGAEAEVRYIPHMCVQCDNPPCALVCPVHATYLSEEGIVAQIYSRCIGCRYCMAACPFNAKVFNWYEPERPGEIEQAVNPDVSLRPKGVVEKCTFCHHRIVRAREDAASAGRALADGDVTTACAESCPARAITFGDLDDPESRVRRLSRSPRAFRQHADLGTSPKVFYLGEKE from the coding sequence ATGGCTCGCTGGGGCATGACGATCGACCTCGACCGTTGCACCGGGTGCGGCGGCTGCATGGCCGCTTGCCACACCGAAAACAACCTCGCCGCGGTCGGTGCGACGGAGACGTTCGAAGAAGACCGCGCGTTCCACTGGCTAAAGCTGCTGCCCGAGGTGTCGGGCGCCGGGGCAGAGGCGGAGGTTCGTTACATTCCGCACATGTGCGTGCAGTGCGACAACCCGCCGTGCGCGCTCGTTTGCCCCGTCCACGCCACGTACCTGAGCGAGGAGGGCATCGTCGCGCAGATCTACAGCCGCTGCATCGGCTGCCGTTACTGCATGGCGGCCTGCCCCTTCAACGCAAAGGTTTTCAACTGGTACGAGCCGGAACGCCCCGGCGAGATCGAGCAAGCGGTCAACCCCGACGTGTCGCTGCGGCCCAAGGGCGTGGTGGAGAAGTGCACCTTCTGCCACCACCGCATCGTCCGCGCGCGCGAGGACGCGGCGTCGGCGGGGCGCGCCCTGGCCGACGGCGACGTCACCACTGCCTGTGCCGAAAGCTGCCCGGCTAGGGCCATCACCTTCGGCGACCTGGACGACCCCGAGAGCAGGGTCCGCAGGCTGTCGCGCAGCCCCCGCGCGTTCCGCCAGCACGCCGACCTCGGCACGTCGCCCAAGGTCTTCTACCTCGGTGAGAAGGAGTGA
- the nrfD gene encoding polysulfide reductase NrfD has product MSAGYDDQDLELLRPIEEAGSGFRVMTTLMLMIILGGWVIFSRQILEGLGVTGLNQPVGWGFYIVNFVFFIGISHAGTLISAILRLSKAEWRRPITRMAEVITVVVLAIGGFHPVLDMGRPERMLNIFTAGRLQSPLLWDVSSISAYFMASTVYLYIPMIPDIALLRDRGVRPRWLYNFLSWGWQGTQRQKAVLDRAVGILMILVIPIAVSVHTVISYIFAMTLQPSWHSTIFGPYFVVGAIFSGIAALMLVMIALRKIFHLERYLKEIHFAHLSKLLLVMSLLWFYFTFSEYLTAFFGHEPSEMRVFLYKFTGPYAPFFWGMVACNFVIPVIFLSFRRLRTIPGIVIASTAIVIGMWLERLNIVVPSLANPRLPFPTGFYVPSLVEWAMFVGAMATFILGFVLFARFFPLISVWEIREGRHEGVSETVERLESYLPDPPENLAVRSAHGEGEAT; this is encoded by the coding sequence ATGAGCGCAGGTTACGACGACCAGGACCTGGAGCTTCTGCGCCCCATCGAAGAGGCCGGCTCCGGGTTCCGAGTCATGACGACGTTGATGCTCATGATCATCCTCGGCGGCTGGGTGATCTTCTCCCGCCAGATCCTGGAAGGCCTGGGAGTGACCGGTCTTAACCAGCCGGTCGGCTGGGGCTTCTACATCGTCAACTTCGTGTTCTTCATCGGCATCAGCCACGCGGGGACGCTGATCTCGGCGATCCTGCGGTTGTCCAAGGCCGAGTGGCGGCGTCCGATCACGCGCATGGCCGAGGTGATCACCGTGGTGGTGCTGGCGATCGGTGGCTTCCACCCGGTGCTCGACATGGGCCGCCCGGAGCGGATGCTCAACATCTTCACCGCCGGCCGGCTGCAGTCGCCACTGCTGTGGGACGTCAGCTCGATCAGCGCCTACTTCATGGCCTCGACGGTCTACCTCTACATCCCGATGATCCCCGATATCGCGTTGCTGCGCGACCGCGGGGTGCGGCCGCGCTGGCTCTACAACTTCCTATCCTGGGGCTGGCAGGGCACCCAGCGGCAGAAGGCGGTGCTCGACCGCGCGGTCGGCATCCTGATGATCCTGGTCATCCCGATTGCGGTGTCGGTCCACACCGTCATCTCCTACATCTTCGCGATGACGCTGCAGCCGAGCTGGCACTCGACGATCTTCGGCCCGTACTTCGTGGTCGGCGCGATCTTCTCCGGGATCGCGGCGTTGATGCTGGTGATGATCGCGCTGCGCAAGATCTTCCACCTCGAGCGTTACCTAAAGGAGATCCACTTCGCGCACCTGTCGAAGCTGCTGCTGGTGATGTCGCTGCTGTGGTTCTACTTCACGTTCTCCGAGTACCTGACCGCGTTCTTCGGCCACGAGCCGTCGGAGATGCGCGTGTTCCTGTACAAGTTCACGGGGCCCTACGCGCCGTTCTTCTGGGGCATGGTGGCGTGCAACTTCGTCATCCCGGTGATCTTCCTCAGCTTCCGCCGGTTGCGCACGATCCCCGGCATCGTCATCGCCTCGACCGCGATCGTCATCGGCATGTGGCTGGAGCGCCTAAACATCGTCGTTCCGTCGCTGGCCAACCCGCGGCTGCCGTTCCCGACCGGCTTCTACGTGCCCAGCCTGGTGGAGTGGGCGATGTTCGTCGGCGCGATGGCGACCTTCATCCTCGGCTTCGTGCTGTTCGCCCGTTTCTTCCCGCTGATCTCGGTGTGGGAGATTCGAGAGGGCCGGCACGAGGGCGTGTCCGAGACGGTGGAACGGCTCGAAAGCTACCTGCCGGATCCACCCGAGAACCTCGCCGTGCGCAGCGCCCACGGGGAAGGGGAAGCGACATGA
- a CDS encoding c-type cytochrome, with protein sequence MAATIPVLALTILAAGASVGPALPDNPLDGRFVFENKHCHACHGIAGGEHAIAPRLADTSFNGSFLDLGAALWNHVPGMSVSLEAAELPWPELSEKETASLVAFLYFIDYLGRPGDAASGEKVFTARGCAGCHSVGGGTSVGPDLADLTRFPSPLFVARATWNHGPAMFATMSQRGISPASFEEGDLADLSAFIRQKAPPGPRERVLLAPGNPNRGQELFAAKACALCHGKNARGGNEGPDLSAVDLHRSADGIAGTMWNHAFEMNATMRQRGIGWPSFTTSELADLVAFLYFLPFTDPAGDAGRGAQVYVEHGCAGCHSDTGAEHAGPELAGTGVVDSPEALVAKMWNHASLMKRAILAEARPWPELTGEELRDLFAYLRQAAPVEP encoded by the coding sequence ATGGCGGCGACAATTCCGGTCCTGGCCCTGACGATCTTGGCGGCCGGCGCCTCCGTCGGTCCGGCGCTGCCCGACAACCCGCTCGACGGACGCTTCGTCTTCGAGAACAAGCACTGTCACGCCTGCCATGGCATCGCCGGCGGCGAGCACGCCATCGCCCCGCGGCTCGCGGACACGAGCTTCAACGGCAGCTTCCTCGACCTCGGCGCGGCGCTGTGGAACCACGTGCCGGGCATGAGCGTCAGCCTCGAGGCGGCCGAGCTGCCGTGGCCTGAGCTGTCGGAGAAGGAGACGGCGAGTCTCGTCGCGTTCCTCTACTTCATCGACTACCTCGGCCGTCCCGGCGACGCGGCGTCCGGCGAGAAGGTCTTCACCGCCCGCGGTTGCGCGGGCTGTCACAGCGTGGGCGGTGGCACCAGCGTCGGGCCCGACCTCGCCGACCTGACCCGCTTCCCCTCGCCGTTGTTCGTCGCCCGGGCGACCTGGAACCACGGCCCGGCGATGTTCGCGACGATGAGCCAGCGCGGGATATCCCCGGCGAGCTTCGAGGAGGGCGACCTCGCCGACCTGAGCGCGTTCATCCGGCAGAAGGCCCCTCCCGGCCCGAGGGAACGCGTGCTGCTGGCGCCGGGCAACCCCAACCGCGGCCAGGAGCTGTTCGCGGCCAAGGCGTGCGCGCTGTGCCACGGCAAGAACGCCCGCGGCGGGAACGAGGGCCCCGACCTGAGCGCGGTGGATCTGCACCGTTCCGCCGATGGCATCGCGGGGACGATGTGGAACCACGCCTTCGAGATGAACGCGACGATGCGCCAGCGCGGCATCGGCTGGCCGTCGTTCACGACTTCGGAGCTTGCCGACCTCGTGGCGTTCCTTTACTTCCTACCGTTCACCGATCCGGCCGGCGACGCCGGGCGCGGCGCGCAGGTCTACGTTGAACACGGCTGCGCCGGGTGTCACTCCGACACCGGCGCGGAGCACGCCGGCCCGGAACTCGCCGGCACCGGGGTGGTGGATTCTCCGGAGGCGCTGGTGGCAAAGATGTGGAACCACGCTTCCCTGATGAAGCGAGCGATTCTCGCCGAGGCCCGGCCGTGGCCGGAGCTGACCGGGGAGGAGCTACGGGATCTGTTTGCTTATCTGCGGCAGGCGGCGCCCGTGGAGCCGTAG
- a CDS encoding cytochrome c family protein: MNRSVLKSSLLLVPVGLLICVPLLAEEHAYVGTKNCRKCHMKEWKSWAETKMAKTFETLKPGVLAEAKSAAGLDPDKDYTTDPECLPCHTTGYGEEGGFVDVESSPELLGVGCEMCHGPGGTYTKEEHMSLKNKEYKKADVVAVGMVDKITVEQCQGCHNTDSPFVGDDYVFDFDARKEEGTHEKFPLRYPH, encoded by the coding sequence ATGAATCGATCGGTCCTCAAGTCATCGTTGTTGCTGGTACCCGTGGGGTTGCTGATCTGCGTGCCCCTCCTCGCAGAGGAGCACGCCTACGTCGGAACAAAGAACTGCAGGAAATGCCACATGAAGGAGTGGAAGTCGTGGGCCGAGACCAAGATGGCCAAAACCTTCGAAACGCTGAAACCCGGTGTCTTGGCGGAGGCGAAGTCGGCGGCAGGGCTTGATCCCGACAAGGATTACACCACGGATCCCGAATGCCTACCTTGCCACACCACCGGCTACGGCGAAGAGGGCGGCTTCGTCGACGTCGAGTCCTCCCCCGAACTTCTCGGCGTGGGCTGCGAGATGTGCCACGGACCGGGAGGGACCTACACGAAGGAAGAGCACATGAGCCTGAAGAATAAGGAGTACAAGAAGGCCGACGTTGTGGCGGTCGGTATGGTCGACAAGATCACGGTAGAACAATGCCAGGGCTGTCACAATACAGACAGCCCCTTTGTCGGTGACGACTACGTCTTCGACTTTGACGCCAGGAAAGAGGAAGGGACACACGAGAAATTCCCGCTGAGATACCCACACTGA
- a CDS encoding DUF4388 domain-containing protein, translating into MKLTGMLAIMSLPDLLQWIMYAEKTGCLRVARKGVSRDIYCREGRIIACTSDDPAVFLGQFLISRGHITEETLSEGLRRQEVSGKSLGLILIEMGVATEGRMKEIVEEKAMETIHGLFDWEDASFEFTPDVTAPEGRIEVDLNVQEVLLDGMRRLDEMTRMRAVFTSPEIILERTEQLPESDELAKPMMDKLYDAIDGRRTLGEIVLLAHTSEYAAYKLLHALHESDCVRIGHGKSVPPVLIDQEPALARAGELLEQGKALEAVELLGQLAEANPNDATIKRILGDAEAQFVVQTYEEGLQPEDVPRLRRPLEELATEGLSHAESHLLERIDGIKNIKSIMWVVPLRPVEVLAAFKQLLERQLIDLNPAPSIVETVAADS; encoded by the coding sequence TTGAAACTGACAGGCATGCTGGCGATCATGTCGCTGCCGGATCTACTTCAGTGGATCATGTACGCCGAAAAGACGGGCTGCCTGCGGGTCGCTCGGAAAGGCGTGAGCCGTGACATCTACTGTCGCGAAGGGCGCATCATCGCCTGCACTTCCGATGACCCCGCGGTCTTCCTGGGTCAGTTCCTCATCTCTCGCGGACACATCACAGAAGAGACGCTGAGCGAGGGCCTGCGTCGCCAGGAGGTGTCAGGCAAGAGTCTCGGGCTCATCCTGATCGAGATGGGCGTGGCCACCGAAGGTCGCATGAAGGAAATCGTCGAGGAGAAGGCGATGGAGACGATCCACGGGCTCTTCGACTGGGAAGATGCTTCGTTCGAGTTCACGCCCGACGTCACCGCGCCAGAGGGCCGCATCGAGGTCGACCTCAATGTACAGGAGGTCCTGCTCGACGGCATGCGCCGGCTCGACGAGATGACGCGCATGCGCGCCGTCTTCACGTCGCCGGAGATCATTCTCGAACGCACCGAGCAGCTGCCGGAGTCGGACGAACTGGCAAAGCCGATGATGGACAAGCTGTACGACGCGATCGACGGCCGGCGAACTCTGGGCGAGATCGTGCTGCTGGCGCACACCTCGGAATATGCCGCCTACAAACTGCTACACGCTTTACATGAGAGCGACTGCGTGCGCATCGGCCACGGCAAGTCGGTGCCGCCGGTACTGATCGATCAGGAGCCGGCTCTTGCACGCGCCGGCGAGCTACTGGAACAGGGGAAAGCGCTTGAAGCTGTCGAGCTTCTGGGTCAGCTTGCCGAAGCCAACCCCAACGACGCCACGATCAAGCGCATCCTCGGCGACGCCGAGGCCCAGTTCGTTGTCCAGACCTACGAGGAAGGCTTGCAACCGGAAGACGTACCCCGGCTGCGTCGACCCCTGGAAGAGCTCGCAACGGAAGGCCTGAGCCATGCCGAATCTCACCTGCTGGAACGGATAGACGGAATCAAGAACATCAAGTCGATCATGTGGGTCGTCCCCTTGCGCCCCGTCGAGGTGTTGGCCGCATTCAAACAGTTGCTCGAGCGCCAGCTGATCGACCTAAACCCCGCACCGAGCATCGTCGAGACCGTCGCAGCCGACTCCTGA
- a CDS encoding lysophospholipid acyltransferase family protein, producing the protein MTTVLIMFVWVFARTPLRLGWWFSWGLAWLWWTVLPIRKSVAISGFRQVFPELPPGPNLRRMAAELVMGYLELFRESRKPCVDLTLENCEPIRRQVESGAGAILIGGHFGSWDLLGPMVCRQLSLPATVVVKTPGVKAAADLVEQIRLAFGMELLPPRGSFDAILDALGNGRIVTFLLDQRYKRGIPIEFFGRPAWTTPAVAVAVERSGAPVYGLCYWRTGIGRHTARFSGPLPMIGDIERDTRTIQEFYETSIRERPHSWLWLHDRWKKP; encoded by the coding sequence ATGACCACGGTACTGATCATGTTCGTCTGGGTGTTTGCCCGGACTCCCCTTCGACTCGGGTGGTGGTTCTCGTGGGGCCTCGCCTGGCTCTGGTGGACGGTCCTGCCCATCCGCAAGTCCGTCGCCATTTCCGGCTTCCGCCAGGTTTTTCCCGAGCTTCCCCCGGGGCCCAACCTGCGCCGGATGGCCGCCGAGCTGGTCATGGGATACCTCGAACTCTTTCGAGAGTCGCGAAAGCCGTGCGTTGACTTGACCCTCGAGAACTGCGAACCGATCCGGCGCCAGGTCGAGAGCGGCGCGGGCGCGATACTCATCGGAGGCCACTTCGGATCCTGGGACCTTCTGGGTCCGATGGTCTGCCGCCAGTTGTCGCTGCCCGCCACCGTGGTCGTCAAGACGCCGGGCGTGAAGGCCGCCGCGGATCTGGTCGAGCAGATTCGGCTGGCCTTCGGGATGGAACTGCTGCCGCCGAGAGGTTCCTTCGACGCGATCCTTGACGCCCTCGGCAACGGGCGCATCGTGACGTTCCTGCTGGATCAGCGTTACAAGCGTGGGATCCCCATCGAGTTCTTCGGCCGCCCGGCGTGGACGACCCCCGCGGTTGCAGTCGCCGTTGAGCGAAGCGGCGCACCGGTCTACGGCCTGTGCTACTGGCGTACAGGCATTGGGCGACACACCGCACGCTTTTCGGGACCGCTTCCGATGATCGGGGACATCGAGCGAGACACGAGGACGATCCAGGAATTCTACGAAACGAGCATCCGGGAGCGACCCCACAGCTGGCTGTGGCTCCACGATCGGTGGAAGAAACCCTAG
- a CDS encoding PhoX family protein, whose product MDARNSALAIGLLAASVVVVADDPLIDLPPGFHYRVVADESTVYSDGTPRPGDADGMGAFPGPNNTTILVVNHELSPGEPPVVPPVAGHYNSGASGGTSIMQVGPNRKLLQAWVSSSGTTRNCAGGVTPWGTWITVEESLSPIGGVSHGWAFEVDPYAALDGGTPRQVRLDALGRFYKEAATVDPGSLAVYQTEDLVDGLFYRFVPAPNTRPWGFGAYANAAGQLEALYLPELRFANAAQQGDVFQPEWVAVPDPDGSPTATRRQIYLDNDGTVVRPTVFYRGEGSWWSDVENAVYFDATGGGGSGHRGQVWRYEPSANRLTLVYESRNSGILDMPDNLLVLPWGDVLLCEDGGGENWLRILTMDGTIVDFARTTVSEFAGATWSSSPDTLYVNLQGPSITLAIWGPWSRLFDTGARRRSP is encoded by the coding sequence ATGGACGCCCGGAACTCTGCTCTGGCCATCGGCCTCCTCGCGGCGTCGGTCGTGGTGGTTGCGGACGATCCGCTGATCGACCTCCCGCCCGGCTTCCACTATCGCGTCGTCGCCGATGAGAGCACGGTCTATAGCGACGGGACGCCGCGGCCCGGCGATGCCGACGGCATGGGTGCGTTTCCCGGGCCGAACAACACCACGATTCTCGTGGTCAACCACGAGTTGAGCCCCGGCGAGCCGCCGGTCGTCCCGCCGGTCGCGGGGCACTACAATTCAGGCGCCAGCGGCGGAACGTCGATCATGCAGGTCGGGCCGAACCGCAAACTCCTGCAGGCGTGGGTCAGCAGCTCCGGAACCACACGGAACTGCGCCGGCGGCGTGACGCCGTGGGGCACGTGGATCACGGTCGAGGAAAGCCTGTCGCCGATCGGCGGTGTCAGTCACGGATGGGCCTTCGAGGTCGATCCGTATGCCGCGCTGGACGGCGGTACGCCACGCCAGGTTCGTCTCGACGCCCTCGGCCGGTTCTACAAGGAAGCCGCGACGGTCGATCCCGGCAGCCTGGCGGTGTACCAGACCGAGGATCTTGTCGATGGGTTGTTCTATCGTTTCGTGCCCGCTCCAAACACCCGGCCCTGGGGTTTCGGCGCCTATGCGAACGCAGCGGGCCAACTGGAGGCCCTCTACCTGCCGGAGCTCCGCTTTGCCAACGCGGCGCAGCAGGGCGACGTATTCCAACCCGAGTGGGTCGCGGTTCCCGACCCCGACGGATCGCCGACCGCGACGCGCCGTCAGATCTACCTCGACAACGACGGCACCGTTGTCCGTCCGACGGTGTTCTACCGCGGCGAGGGCTCGTGGTGGAGCGACGTCGAGAACGCGGTCTACTTCGACGCGACCGGTGGAGGCGGGAGCGGCCATCGCGGGCAGGTCTGGCGCTACGAGCCTTCAGCCAACCGTCTAACACTCGTCTACGAGAGTCGCAACTCCGGCATCCTCGACATGCCGGACAACCTGCTGGTCCTGCCGTGGGGCGACGTGCTGCTCTGCGAGGACGGCGGCGGCGAGAACTGGCTACGCATCCTGACGATGGACGGCACGATCGTCGACTTCGCGCGCACGACCGTGTCGGAGTTTGCGGGTGCAACCTGGAGTTCGAGCCCGGACACGCTGTACGTCAATCTCCAGGGACCGAGCATCACGCTCGCCATCTGGGGTCCGTGGTCGCGTCTGTTCGATACAGGGGCACGCCGGCGGTCACCTTAG
- a CDS encoding PDZ domain-containing protein, whose product MVKPVLAAALLLLATIPVAADTIVVDSVVSGSPAQAAGLQDGDHLIELDDKTIASQDDLQEVIAAHQPGDTVPLAVEREGERVALSLTFGERPDGGVSIGVRLAIMRGAGSADGEPTEATVECLEWIDTTYRIEAMIEDLGLDFADDYASTLECVQGDTQRMAPADAVKYCDNVFKVHCSALDLLTEIGEAQVERCEEQLGASLGLKLDQYDGWKKCAEQSVFDRYSKKGEASDEAACRAALLKECGTNVDAAEHQAFVACCTADTLDGESCPMIDDGFSRGPCHDRPVCVNRLNSEWLDCSVVE is encoded by the coding sequence ATGGTGAAACCAGTTCTCGCAGCGGCCCTGCTGTTGCTTGCGACGATCCCTGTCGCGGCCGATACGATCGTCGTCGATTCCGTCGTTTCCGGCAGCCCCGCCCAGGCGGCCGGGCTGCAGGATGGCGACCACCTGATCGAACTCGACGACAAGACAATCGCGTCGCAGGATGATCTTCAGGAAGTCATTGCGGCGCACCAACCCGGAGACACCGTACCGCTGGCCGTCGAGCGCGAGGGTGAGAGGGTCGCTCTCTCGCTGACCTTTGGTGAGCGCCCGGACGGTGGCGTCTCGATCGGCGTCCGGCTGGCCATCATGAGAGGCGCGGGCAGCGCGGACGGCGAACCCACCGAAGCAACGGTCGAGTGCCTCGAGTGGATTGATACAACTTACCGGATCGAGGCGATGATCGAGGACCTGGGCCTCGATTTCGCAGACGATTACGCGTCGACGCTCGAATGCGTCCAGGGCGACACGCAGCGCATGGCCCCGGCCGATGCGGTCAAGTACTGCGACAACGTGTTCAAGGTCCACTGCTCGGCTCTCGACTTGCTCACCGAGATCGGTGAAGCCCAGGTCGAACGGTGCGAGGAACAGCTCGGCGCGTCACTGGGTTTGAAATTGGACCAGTACGACGGTTGGAAGAAGTGCGCAGAGCAATCCGTGTTCGACCGCTACTCGAAGAAAGGTGAAGCGAGTGACGAAGCGGCGTGCAGGGCCGCCCTGCTGAAAGAGTGCGGGACGAACGTCGATGCGGCCGAGCATCAGGCTTTCGTTGCGTGTTGCACGGCGGATACGCTCGACGGCGAATCCTGCCCGATGATCGATGACGGCTTTTCGCGAGGTCCGTGTCACGATCGTCCCGTCTGCGTCAATCGTCTCAACAGCGAATGGCTCGACTGTTCGGTGGTCGAGTGA
- a CDS encoding PQQ-like beta-propeller repeat protein, whose product MARLFGGRVTTRGACGLILVSVLLAFAPVAAQAGEWLQWGGPSQDFRAPAGKLATSWPEDGPEQLWSRDLGEGYSAILVESGRLFTMYRVGDKEAVVCLDAKTGETVWEQRYEHSPAQDHVYGYGAGPRSTPLISGGMLFTIGVAGRMHALNKIDGEVVWTAELWDGDLGGNVRAHGYSSSPVAYKDTVIVSVGGENAGLIAFDRKTGTAKWKALNFKNSHSSPRIVEIAGETQLLVFMAEELIGVNPETGALRWRYAHANQWGHNISMPIVVDGDTIFLSSIQAGARGIRLVRQGEAMEVHEIWSSRRIQFYHGSAIRDGDWVYGSTGTMGPSFMAAVNLRSGEIGWRERGFGRANCVEADGKLIILDEDGVLYLARATPEKLVVLGKTQLLKRVAWTVPTIVGKTMYVRDNAQILAVNLG is encoded by the coding sequence ATGGCTCGACTGTTCGGTGGTCGAGTGACCACGCGCGGAGCTTGCGGGCTCATCCTCGTATCGGTTCTTCTGGCGTTCGCACCGGTCGCGGCGCAGGCCGGCGAATGGCTCCAGTGGGGCGGTCCGAGTCAAGACTTCAGGGCCCCGGCCGGGAAGCTCGCGACAAGCTGGCCCGAGGACGGCCCCGAACAACTGTGGAGCCGCGATCTGGGTGAGGGCTACTCTGCGATTCTCGTCGAGAGCGGCCGTCTGTTTACGATGTATCGCGTGGGCGACAAGGAGGCTGTGGTCTGCCTCGACGCCAAGACCGGCGAGACGGTCTGGGAGCAGCGCTACGAGCACTCCCCCGCGCAGGATCACGTCTATGGATACGGCGCCGGTCCCCGCTCGACGCCATTGATCTCCGGCGGCATGCTGTTCACCATCGGCGTTGCGGGCCGGATGCACGCGCTGAACAAAATTGACGGCGAGGTCGTCTGGACCGCCGAGCTATGGGATGGCGACCTCGGGGGGAACGTCCGGGCCCACGGCTACTCGTCGAGCCCGGTGGCCTACAAAGACACGGTCATCGTGAGCGTCGGTGGCGAGAACGCCGGTCTGATTGCGTTCGATCGAAAAACCGGGACCGCGAAGTGGAAGGCTCTCAACTTCAAGAACAGCCATTCGTCACCGCGCATCGTGGAGATCGCCGGTGAGACTCAGCTCCTCGTCTTCATGGCCGAGGAGTTGATCGGGGTTAACCCCGAAACCGGAGCATTGCGCTGGCGCTACGCCCACGCCAACCAGTGGGGTCACAACATCAGCATGCCCATCGTCGTGGACGGGGATACGATCTTTCTCTCTTCCATTCAGGCAGGTGCCCGGGGAATACGCCTGGTTCGTCAGGGTGAAGCGATGGAAGTTCACGAGATTTGGTCCTCGCGAAGGATCCAGTTTTACCACGGCTCGGCGATCCGCGACGGTGACTGGGTCTACGGATCGACCGGGACCATGGGGCCGTCGTTCATGGCCGCGGTCAATCTGCGCAGCGGCGAGATCGGGTGGCGCGAACGAGGCTTTGGCCGCGCCAACTGCGTGGAGGCCGACGGGAAGCTGATCATCCTGGACGAGGACGGTGTGCTGTACCTCGCCCGCGCGACACCCGAAAAACTGGTCGTGCTCGGCAAGACCCAGTTATTGAAAAGAGTCGCGTGGACCGTACCGACGATCGTCGGCAAGACGATGTATGTGCGCGACAACGCACAGATTCTGGCGGTAAACCTGGGCTAG
- a CDS encoding DUF2867 domain-containing protein — MPRVDPAEYLSLTLQVAPFVRGFPLHDVWLVELQGSSGCTLQDLRNLMTAEGRRSLPLPVRGLFFLRSLLGRIFRLDSKPDKELERTLIEGVPAELAGASLLPPGTPQGPFQTLYILPDEAAYQALNATVHAILSVAIARSNSGHRFFWATYVKPVGRITAVYMRLIDPFRHGVVYPGLESWLKRAWLNRAK; from the coding sequence GTGCCCCGAGTCGATCCCGCCGAGTACCTGTCGTTGACCTTGCAAGTGGCCCCGTTCGTTCGGGGTTTTCCCCTCCACGACGTGTGGCTCGTCGAGCTGCAGGGCTCTTCCGGTTGCACGTTGCAGGATCTGCGGAATCTCATGACGGCGGAGGGTCGTCGTTCCCTGCCTCTGCCGGTTCGAGGCCTGTTTTTTCTCCGATCCCTTCTCGGTAGGATCTTCCGGCTCGATTCAAAGCCCGACAAAGAGCTCGAGCGAACCTTGATCGAAGGGGTCCCGGCAGAGTTGGCCGGTGCGTCGCTGCTGCCTCCCGGCACGCCGCAGGGACCGTTTCAAACCTTGTATATTCTGCCCGACGAGGCCGCTTATCAAGCCCTGAACGCGACCGTTCACGCCATCCTGAGCGTCGCGATCGCACGATCCAATTCTGGCCATCGTTTCTTCTGGGCCACCTACGTCAAGCCCGTCGGGCGCATCACGGCGGTTTACATGCGCCTCATCGATCCGTTCCGTCACGGTGTCGTGTACCCGGGGTTAGAGTCGTGGCTGAAGCGCGCCTGGCTGAACAGGGCCAAGTAG